One Prunus dulcis chromosome 8, ALMONDv2, whole genome shotgun sequence DNA window includes the following coding sequences:
- the LOC117638364 gene encoding ABC transporter B family member 4-like, translating to MKGDYDCYLAEFKISAERNDQSTLLDLILCAWNIMPFMVAVFFMWGAQRSLGQASPCLSAFAAGQAAAFKMFETIDRKPEIDAYDTDGKQLLDIRGDIELSDVYFSYPARPDEQIFHGFSISIPSGATAALVGESGSGKSTVISLIERFYDPQAGEVLIDGINLKEFQLKWIRQKIGLVSQEPVLFACSIKDNIAYGKDGANTEEIRAAAELANAAKFIDKLPQGLDTMVGEHGTQLSGGQKQRVAIARAILKDPRILLLDEATSALDAESESIVQEALDRIMINRTTVVVAHGLNTVRNADTIAVIHRGTIVEKGPHSELIKDPEGAYSQLIRLQEMSSVSEQTAVNNHERLGSVDSRRHSSQRFSNLRSISRGSSGSGNSNRHSFSITYGVPTAVDSLETASVGRDIPASASSRGPPEVSLRRLAYLNKPEIPVLLLGTIAAAVNGAILPIFSILISSVIKTFYEPPPQLRKDSKFWALIFIVLGVVAFIAVPARQYFFAVAGCNLIKRVRSMCYEKVVYMEVSWFDDPEHSSGAIGARLSTDAASLRGMVGDALGLLVENSATAIAGLCIAFVANWQLALIILVLLPLLGLTGYVQVKFLKGFSADAKKMYEDASQVANDAVGSIRTIASFCAEEKVIELYQKKCEGPIKTGIRRGLISGTGFGLSFFFLFSVYACSFYAGARLVAAGKTTFSDVFRVSFYSLRYKSLSSGRSVVST from the exons GTCTCTTGGGCAGGCATCTCCATGCTTGAGTGCATTTGCTGCTGGACAAGCTGCAGCTTTTAAGATGTTTGAGACAATTGACAGAAAGCCAGAGATTGATGCTTATGACACTGATGGGAAACAATTACTTGATATCCGTGGAGACATAGAACTGAGTGATGTTTATTTTAGTTATCCTGCAAGACCGGATGAACAAATATTCCATGGATTTTCTATCTCAATACCTAGTGGTGCAACTGCTGCTTTGGTTGGAGAGAGTGGAAGTGGTAAATCAACAGTTATCAGTTTGATTGAGAGATTTTATGACCCCCAAGCTGGCGAAGTTCTTATTGATGGCATTAATCTCAAAGAGTTCCAGCTGAAATGGATCAGACAGAAAATAGGCCTAGTCAGCCAGGAACCCGTTTTATTTGCTTGTAGCATTAAAGATAATATTGCCTACGGGAAGGATGGTGCAAACACTGAAGAAATAAGGGCTGCTGCTGAGCTTGCCAATGCTGCTAAATTCATAGACAAACTGCCTCAG GGACTAGACACAATGGTTGGTGAGCATGGAACTCAGCTATCTGGGGGCCAAAAGCAGAGAGTTGCAATAGCTAGAGCAATTCTCAAAGACCCAAGAATTCTACTTTTAGATGAAGCCACGAGTGCTCTTGATGCAGAATCTGAGAGCATTGTGCAGGAGGCACTGGACAGAATTATGATCAACCGGACTACTGTCGTCGTAGCCCACGGCTTGAACACAGTAAGGAATGCTGACACCATTGCTGTTATACATCGAGGAACAATTGTTGAAAAAG GTCCACATTCTGAGCTAATTAAGGACCCTGAAGGAGCATATAGCCAGCTTATAAGGTTGCAAGAAATGAGCAGCGTGTCAGAACAGACTGCTGTAAATAATCACGAAAGGCTTGGCAGCGTGGATTCTCGAAGACATTCAAGTCAAAGATTTTCAAACTTACGATCCATAAGCAGGGGATCATCTGGAAGCGGAAATAGTAACCGTCATTCCTTCTCAATCACATATGGTGTGCCCACTGCAGTCGATTCTCTTGAAACAGCATCTGTAGGACGTGATATTCCTGCTTCAGCATCATCAAGAGGGCCTCCAGAAGTCTCACTTCGTCGCCTGGCTTACCTGAACAAGCCAGAGATCCCAGTATTATTACTGGGTACTATAGCCGCAGCAGTCAATGGGGCAATCTTACCTATTTTTTCGATATTGATATCCAGTGTAATCAAGACCTTCTACGAGCCACCTCCTCAACTCCGTAAGGATTCGAAGTTTTGGGCATTAATCTTCATTGTTCTTGGAGTGGTAGCTTTCATAGCAGTGCCAGCAAGACAATACTTTTTTGCTGTGGCAGGGTGTAATTTAATAAAACGAGTTCGATCAATGTGCTATGAGAAGGTGGTTTACATGGAAGTAAGTTGGTTTGACGATCCTGAGCACTCAAGTGGTGCAATTGGTGCAAGGCTTTCTACAGATGCAGCTTCTCTGCGTGGGATGGTTGGAGATGCACTAGGTTTGCTGGTTGAGAATTCAGCAACTGCAATTGCTGGTTTGTGTATTGCTTTTGTGGCAAATTGGCAACTTGCTCTTATAATCCTGGTTTTGCTGCCTCTATTAGGATTAACTGGTTATGTTCAAGTCAAGTTCTTGAAAGGATTCAGTGCAGATGCAAAG aaaatgtatgaggacGCAAGTCAAGTAGCCAATGATGCAGTGGGGAGTATTCGAACAATTGCTTCCTTTTGTGCTGAAGAGAAGGTGATTGAATTGTACCAGAAGAAATGTGAAGGCCCTATTAAGACAGGGATAAGACGAGGGTTAATCAGTGGGACAGGTTTTGGGCTCtcgttcttttttcttttttctgtgtaTGCCTGCAGTTTTTATGCTGGAGCCCGACTTGTTGCAGCAGGCAAGACAACATTCTCTGATGTTTTCCGGGTAAGTTTTTATTCCTTGCGCTACAA gagCTTATCCTCAGGAaggagtgtcgtttccacataa